One segment of Radiobacillus kanasensis DNA contains the following:
- a CDS encoding GyrI-like domain-containing protein, which translates to MKYEIMVKPGYRALGLKWDGAYSEIPSLKETISKVFSRRKELEHAVEPDVQLGLSYHLRPDGFVHYSVYEVSEEQSIPEGMVEIRVPEMTYLITHHEKGQDIGQTYMGIAEWLKESDYKPFQESDKEYFDSLPIKHERYPDDRDLTDPHFDILIPVVERTEA; encoded by the coding sequence ATGAAATACGAGATTATGGTGAAGCCGGGTTATCGAGCATTGGGATTAAAATGGGATGGAGCTTATTCAGAAATCCCATCTTTAAAAGAAACGATTAGCAAGGTGTTTTCTAGGAGGAAGGAACTTGAACATGCTGTTGAACCAGATGTTCAATTAGGCTTATCCTATCACCTGCGACCGGATGGATTCGTTCACTATTCTGTTTATGAAGTGTCGGAAGAGCAGTCTATCCCAGAAGGTATGGTAGAGATAAGGGTTCCTGAGATGACCTATCTTATCACTCATCATGAGAAAGGGCAGGATATTGGTCAGACGTATATGGGAATTGCAGAGTGGTTGAAGGAAAGTGACTATAAACCTTTTCAAGAATCGGACAAGGAGTATTTCGATAGCCTACCAATTAAACACGAACGCTATCCAGATGATCGGGATTTGACTGATCCCCATTTTGATATCCTGATCCCAGTTGTGGAGAGAACAGAGGCGTAA